CTGCCACCGTTTAGTTAAATGACAGCTATTAAAAAGTGtagaaaataaaagacaaaacatttccccattaatttttttttattgcatgaaAATTTTGAACAATGCCAAAATATTTCGTAAACTTGTGCGCTGTAACAgaggcaaaaacaaaaaacagttccAAAGTACCTCAACTTGACATGTTCTGTCCAATttctaattttttaatttcCCTTTTTTATTTTCCCTTATTATTTTCAACCGTTATCTGAAGCAGTTTCCTGCTCTGAGTGTCTTCTCCCGGCAAGAGCAGATAGCATCAAGCAACATCCATGCAGAAAACACTTTGGACGTCACCATCATTGTTGCACTGCCCAGGAGTCCATCAAACAGAGAAGAAAAACTGCTGAGAGAATACAAGTCAAAACAGAATTAAAAGAAAGATAGAAAGACATGAAGATGAGATGTTAACATGTGCATTTTGCCAATATTATAACAAAAAGTCTCTATGGTGGATTATTCTCACCTCTATGATCGGTTCATGCTCATTTCCCCATGGCCAGCTCAATGGCAGTCACAATGGCTCTGAACTTTGAATCTGAGTCAACAAACCCATCTCCATTCTGTCAAAGAAAATATCAGccaaatgtaatatattacaGCTGTACACTTTACCATATTAGATTTGAGTAGCATACAATTAAATCAAAAAGAAAGTCTGCACTGTGCACGCAAGACACGCAACTGTAaaatttaaagtcaccatgaaatcaaaattgacaattctcttttttataaaatgttgcagtatttatttattatccatgcacacctttttttttattcatttgccCTCGTACAATagtgaagaaaagactatttCAACTTCTGTTGCATGCCAACTTTAAGTACAATTTAAGTGAGAAACAGTATGAAAGGCCGGTGTCATATTATGGtacatgtaatatatattacatggtaaatgcaataaataacaGTGAGAGAGGATCAACTCTTACCTTCTTTGAGTGCACCAACTTGCCATTTACTTCCACCTCAAGCCAGCCTGTGCTTGAGGGAGTGCCCACACCAGTCTGAGCATGAGAAATCACAGCAAAATGAGAAAGATAATTATGAGAAAACAACACTTTGCccatttgtgttattttcaaaattacaacatcataaaaaaatcatttaaatcacATACGATCTCAAGTTCGCCTGGGAATTCATCCT
This Ctenopharyngodon idella isolate HZGC_01 chromosome 5, HZGC01, whole genome shotgun sequence DNA region includes the following protein-coding sequences:
- the selenow1 gene encoding selenoprotein W, 1, which produces MTVKVHIVYCGGUGYRPKFIKLKTMLEDEFPGELEITGVGTPSSTGWLEVEVNGKLVHSKKNGDGFVDSDSKFRAIVTAIELAMGK